From one Acetomicrobium sp. S15 = DSM 107314 genomic stretch:
- a CDS encoding V-type ATP synthase subunit I, translated as MAVVKMLAVTLVGPKDEMEYVASQMVLMGGFQPLSLDLLLEDRSLRSRVRTVTENPYDELLMKLASIWQAAGEAIPEPVPLPVPQDFTLERARFEVNRVSGRLELWAKRRMALEEELEALEAARLCVQALESRGMSLDGLASVERLTVFFGKLSEENYKRLEESSQDVPLLVIKLGTWRQETWILAFTIPSYADEAEKLLNSVYFKRFFLTDVLRFVSGSDRPLERLEGRIENLKRAIDGLASAARAYLDKNRGELERLFSLIYTMQRIYDLCRGRGEVGDMYILSGWIPEDLLDHVRKVVEERAPKSAILVEESESLPYRGTRVPTFLRNLPLVRAFQDVVAMYSLPAYGEIDPSFFVAVSFCLFFGFMFGDVGHGLVLLLAAQLMQRRHMIRRSLAIVLKSAAATSVFFGFLYGSLFGVEGVLPALWLSPMEDMGNLLAISVGIGVVMVTLGMVLNIISAFRRRDFGGMLFDGRGLAGLVFYLTCAAAIYASFSGKDLPIPRWALWALVTLMLAVMLLRDVLARYLLKERLAHGEGVLNVFEVFHNLLSFLSNTISFLRLAAFALNHVGLSLAVLMLSHMVHALPGGPFFGALVLIAGNAVIIALEGLIVFIQTLRLEYYEFFGKFYKGGGSAFRPVQWRKDLKVLRGRSNA; from the coding sequence ATGGCAGTAGTGAAGATGCTCGCCGTGACATTGGTGGGCCCGAAAGATGAGATGGAATATGTGGCCTCTCAGATGGTCTTGATGGGAGGGTTTCAACCCCTGTCACTCGACCTGTTGTTGGAGGACAGGAGCTTGCGCTCCAGGGTCAGGACTGTCACCGAAAATCCTTATGACGAGCTATTGATGAAACTCGCCTCCATTTGGCAAGCTGCCGGTGAGGCTATCCCTGAACCGGTGCCACTTCCAGTGCCTCAGGATTTTACTCTGGAGAGGGCGCGCTTTGAGGTCAACAGGGTCTCCGGAAGGCTGGAATTATGGGCTAAGCGCAGGATGGCCCTCGAGGAGGAGCTCGAGGCGCTTGAGGCAGCTCGTCTTTGTGTCCAGGCGCTGGAAAGCCGAGGGATGAGCCTTGATGGGCTCGCCTCCGTGGAGCGTTTAACGGTCTTTTTTGGGAAGCTGTCGGAGGAAAACTATAAGCGCCTCGAGGAGAGCAGTCAGGACGTGCCGCTTCTGGTCATAAAGCTCGGCACGTGGCGCCAAGAGACGTGGATCTTGGCATTTACGATTCCAAGCTACGCAGATGAGGCCGAGAAGCTCTTGAACTCCGTATATTTTAAGCGCTTCTTTCTAACTGATGTGTTGCGCTTCGTCTCCGGTTCCGATAGGCCCTTGGAGAGGTTAGAGGGGCGGATCGAAAACCTAAAGAGGGCTATAGATGGGTTGGCTTCCGCCGCCAGGGCTTACCTTGACAAGAATAGGGGAGAATTGGAAAGGCTGTTTTCTTTGATCTATACGATGCAGCGCATATATGACCTCTGCAGGGGACGCGGAGAAGTCGGCGATATGTATATACTCTCCGGTTGGATCCCAGAGGATCTGTTGGACCACGTCAGAAAGGTTGTCGAAGAGAGGGCGCCTAAGTCGGCCATCTTGGTGGAGGAGAGCGAATCTCTCCCATATCGGGGCACCAGAGTGCCCACATTCTTGAGGAATCTTCCCCTCGTGAGGGCCTTTCAAGATGTGGTGGCCATGTATAGTCTGCCGGCTTATGGCGAGATAGACCCTTCGTTCTTCGTGGCCGTAAGTTTTTGCCTCTTTTTCGGTTTTATGTTCGGCGATGTCGGACACGGCTTAGTATTGCTCCTGGCGGCGCAATTAATGCAAAGGAGGCACATGATTAGGCGTTCCTTGGCGATAGTCTTGAAGTCCGCTGCCGCAACTTCCGTCTTTTTCGGCTTTTTGTACGGGAGCTTGTTCGGAGTCGAGGGGGTATTGCCGGCCCTTTGGCTTTCCCCCATGGAGGACATGGGCAACTTGCTTGCTATATCTGTAGGGATCGGCGTTGTAATGGTTACGTTGGGAATGGTTTTAAACATAATTTCCGCATTCAGGCGGCGCGACTTCGGCGGGATGCTCTTCGATGGCCGCGGTTTGGCGGGGCTCGTTTTTTATCTGACTTGCGCCGCCGCCATTTACGCCTCCTTTTCGGGGAAGGATTTGCCCATACCTCGGTGGGCCTTGTGGGCTCTCGTAACTCTGATGCTCGCAGTTATGTTGCTTCGTGACGTGCTGGCCAGGTATTTGCTGAAGGAGCGTCTTGCTCACGGCGAGGGCGTGCTCAATGTCTTTGAGGTGTTTCACAACCTCTTAAGTTTTTTGAGCAATACGATATCGTTCCTGCGGTTAGCAGCGTTCGCCTTAAACCACGTGGGGCTTTCTTTGGCGGTGCTGATGCTTTCGCACATGGTCCATGCTCTTCCGGGCGGCCCGTTTTTTGGAGCCCTTGTGCTCATAGCTGGCAATGCTGTGATCATCGCCCTCGAGGGGCTCATCGTCTTCATACAGACGCTGCGCCTGGAATACTATGAGTTCTTCGGCAAGTTTTATAAAGGCGGTGGGAGCGCCTTCAGGCCGGTTCAGTGGCGGAAAGACCTGAAGGTGTTGCGAGGCCGTTCCAACGCCTAA
- a CDS encoding ATP synthase subunit C, whose product MIGLELIVFAALSLAVLGFYFRKGKSVESFKNVLRSCMYSAFLALIVGFSLVIAPKMSMAAEAAVSGAGWGFLGAAIAAGLGCLGAGIAVAVVGSSALGVVGEKPEMLGSTLIYLGLAEGIAIYGLIVALLILGRM is encoded by the coding sequence ATGATAGGTTTGGAGTTGATCGTTTTTGCGGCATTGTCGCTCGCGGTGCTGGGTTTTTACTTTAGAAAAGGCAAATCGGTGGAGAGTTTCAAAAATGTCCTGCGCTCTTGCATGTATAGCGCCTTTTTGGCGCTGATTGTCGGTTTTTCCTTAGTAATTGCACCTAAGATGAGCATGGCGGCCGAGGCAGCTGTCTCTGGCGCGGGATGGGGCTTCCTGGGAGCGGCGATAGCCGCAGGGCTGGGTTGCCTGGGAGCCGGCATAGCTGTGGCCGTGGTTGGCTCATCCGCGTTGGGGGTTGTGGGCGAAAAGCCGGAAATGCTCGGATCCACGCTCATATACTTAGGCTTGGCGGAAGGAATAGCCATCTACGGCCTCATCGTGGCGCTTCTGATCTTGGGGAGGATGTAA
- a CDS encoding V-type ATP synthase subunit F codes for MKAFLVSDNHDSLVGMRLAGIEGVEVHDAEEANRAVSEAMDMEELGMLVITEKVASLIPGVVLDMRERGGLPLLVEIPDRHGTQRGPDFLTRYVREAIGVKIE; via the coding sequence ATGAAGGCATTTCTGGTCAGCGATAACCATGACTCCCTGGTAGGTATGCGACTTGCAGGTATAGAGGGCGTAGAGGTTCACGATGCAGAGGAGGCCAATAGAGCTGTTAGCGAGGCTATGGATATGGAGGAGCTTGGCATGCTGGTGATAACCGAGAAAGTTGCCTCTCTCATCCCTGGGGTCGTGCTCGATATGAGGGAACGCGGAGGGCTTCCTCTTCTGGTAGAAATTCCTGACCGCCATGGCACGCAAAGGGGGCCGGACTTCCTGACGCGCTACGTCCGCGAGGCGATAGGGGTGAAGATAGAGTGA
- a CDS encoding V-type ATP synthase subunit E family protein — translation MSDGQDEKLIALRDLILDKAEAEADLIVRKTQEEADSKLREELSRIDQEVELILNEARSRAEEVRRRQIIAAEREVAREKLRLQNRLLSEAKTMLLDELISFRERDDYQLILVGLLLEAEDALPGTGPFKFRLSGADASMGSGIVERATILRPQVVVRFDPDPAPIVGGLWLATEDGRRQVSADWQTKVNELADVLASRIMPLLS, via the coding sequence GTGAGCGATGGACAGGACGAGAAGCTCATCGCTTTGAGGGATTTAATCCTCGATAAGGCTGAGGCCGAGGCCGACCTCATCGTCAGAAAAACTCAGGAAGAGGCCGATTCCAAACTCAGAGAGGAACTTTCTCGCATCGATCAAGAGGTGGAGCTGATCCTAAACGAAGCTCGCTCGAGGGCTGAAGAGGTGAGGAGACGTCAAATTATAGCAGCAGAAAGGGAAGTCGCAAGAGAAAAATTGCGGCTTCAAAACCGCTTGCTTTCCGAGGCCAAGACGATGTTGCTCGATGAGCTCATTTCTTTCAGAGAAAGGGATGACTATCAGTTGATACTGGTGGGGTTGCTTTTGGAGGCAGAGGACGCCTTGCCGGGTACTGGCCCTTTTAAATTCAGGCTCTCAGGTGCTGACGCTTCTATGGGAAGCGGGATCGTAGAGAGGGCGACTATATTAAGGCCTCAGGTGGTTGTTAGGTTTGATCCAGATCCAGCTCCCATCGTGGGTGGGTTGTGGCTTGCTACGGAAGACGGAAGGCGACAGGTGAGCGCCGACTGGCAGACGAAGGTCAATGAGCTGGCCGATGTGTTGGCGAGCCGCATCATGCCGCTTTTGTCATAA
- a CDS encoding V-type ATP synthase subunit A: MEKEGIISLINGPVVVAKSASSFAMGEMAEVGDLRLIGEVIRLSEDRATIQVYEDTQGLKLGEPVRGTGELLSVSLGPGLIGNIFDGIGRPLGAILEREGAFIPRGVKVPQIDPHKEWEVKPLLAVGDVVTPGMPIAEVQETPLVIHKLLTSPEIEGEVSFVVPSGSYRGDAVIAKVRDRCGKEIEIFLSCRWPVKLPRPCREHLPPKEPLVTGQRVIDGLFPIAKGGVAAIPGGFGTGKTITQHQLAKWSEANVVVYIGCGERGNEMTEVLEEFPELQDPRSGRPLMERTILVANTSNMPVAAREASIYTGIAMAEYYRDMGYDVALMADSTSRWAEALREISGRLEEIPAEEGFPAYLPTRLAEFYERAGRVVTLSGDVGSITIIGAVSPPGGDFTEPVTRHTKRFIRCFWALDKSLANARHFPAISWLDSYSEYAKEVEEYFETNVDPRWGELRERMRSILAEDERIQQVVRLVGEDVLPDEERLLTFTAYLVKNGYLQQSAFGPDAYSPPAKGFLILSLILHFYEKTLGLIKQGVPFSLIREGEAVTNLSHLKELSLEEIQSDYSKLTEELDGYLDRVGSERLATRGR, encoded by the coding sequence ATGGAAAAAGAAGGAATCATATCGCTGATCAACGGTCCTGTGGTAGTAGCCAAGAGCGCGTCTTCTTTTGCAATGGGAGAGATGGCAGAAGTGGGCGACCTTCGTTTGATAGGCGAGGTTATTCGCCTGAGTGAGGACAGGGCCACAATTCAGGTGTATGAGGATACGCAGGGGTTGAAATTGGGCGAACCCGTCCGCGGAACCGGCGAGCTGCTTTCCGTATCATTGGGTCCTGGTTTGATCGGAAACATCTTCGACGGCATAGGTCGCCCCTTGGGCGCCATTCTCGAGCGCGAGGGGGCTTTTATCCCGAGGGGGGTTAAGGTTCCTCAGATCGATCCGCATAAAGAGTGGGAAGTGAAGCCGCTCCTTGCTGTTGGCGATGTGGTTACGCCTGGTATGCCCATAGCTGAGGTCCAGGAGACGCCGCTGGTGATACACAAGCTCTTGACCTCTCCAGAAATAGAAGGGGAAGTTTCGTTCGTCGTCCCATCTGGCTCTTACCGCGGCGACGCGGTGATAGCTAAGGTGAGAGACCGTTGCGGGAAAGAGATCGAGATCTTCCTATCGTGTCGCTGGCCCGTGAAACTGCCGCGCCCGTGCAGGGAACATCTCCCTCCCAAAGAGCCGCTTGTGACGGGACAGCGCGTTATCGATGGGCTCTTTCCGATTGCCAAAGGCGGCGTTGCGGCCATTCCGGGGGGGTTCGGGACTGGCAAAACCATAACTCAACACCAACTCGCCAAGTGGAGCGAGGCGAATGTGGTGGTTTACATAGGCTGCGGCGAAAGAGGAAACGAGATGACGGAGGTGCTCGAGGAATTCCCTGAGCTTCAGGATCCAAGATCTGGCAGGCCGTTGATGGAGCGGACGATCTTAGTGGCCAATACCTCGAACATGCCTGTGGCCGCGAGGGAGGCGTCCATCTATACGGGGATAGCCATGGCAGAGTATTATAGGGACATGGGCTACGATGTCGCTCTTATGGCCGATTCGACGTCACGATGGGCTGAAGCGCTCAGGGAGATATCCGGCAGATTGGAGGAGATACCGGCCGAAGAGGGCTTTCCTGCCTATCTGCCAACCAGGCTTGCGGAGTTTTATGAACGTGCTGGTCGCGTTGTGACCTTGAGCGGCGACGTTGGAAGCATCACCATAATAGGTGCCGTTTCCCCTCCAGGAGGCGACTTTACCGAGCCAGTCACCAGGCACACAAAGCGCTTTATCCGTTGTTTCTGGGCACTCGACAAGAGCTTGGCCAACGCCAGACACTTCCCTGCCATAAGTTGGCTCGATTCTTACAGTGAATATGCGAAGGAAGTGGAGGAATATTTTGAGACCAATGTGGATCCGCGATGGGGCGAGCTGAGGGAACGGATGCGCTCGATCTTGGCCGAAGATGAGAGAATTCAGCAAGTTGTGCGCTTAGTGGGGGAGGACGTGCTGCCCGACGAAGAAAGGCTTCTGACGTTTACGGCTTACTTGGTTAAGAACGGATACTTGCAGCAGAGCGCTTTTGGCCCCGACGCCTACTCGCCGCCGGCCAAAGGTTTTCTCATATTGAGCCTGATATTGCACTTTTACGAAAAAACGTTGGGCTTGATAAAACAGGGCGTGCCGTTCTCCCTCATTCGCGAGGGAGAAGCAGTGACGAACCTGTCCCATCTGAAGGAGCTTTCTTTAGAGGAAATACAATCCGACTACTCTAAGCTCACCGAAGAGCTCGACGGCTACCTCGATCGGGTGGGTAGCGAACGTCTGGCCACGAGAGGAAGATGA